GCCTTGATGCATGCTGCGAAACTTGAACATCCAAAAGTACTTATTGTGTAAACCAACTCTCTGCTGGCGAAAAATCACCGGCCCACCGTCGTCCAGTTTGATGGCGATGGTTACGAGCAGAAAGAGCGGCGACAACATAACGAGAGCCATGGCCGAGACGACGACGTCCGTCAGGCGCTTAATGAAAGCCGCCGCTGGCGTGTGCGGAATGGATGACAAGACGAGATTCATGGTAAACGGACCTTGGTAGACCGTACTCTGCGTGATGCGAGATGAGAAAGCATCTAGAACCAACTCGACACTCTTTCCATGGCATTCACAAACCTCAAGCACGGATTGGAGATGCGGGTCCGATAATGGCAGTGCAATGACCACACCGTCACAACTGCGATTCGAGAGGATGCCATCGAGGTCTCGAGGCGTTCCCAGATACGCAGCGTCAAGCACCCCTCGGCGCATCGCGACGTAGCCAAGGATGCGAATCCCCAACCTTCTGTACGCTGTCGCCTGGGCGAGATAGCGATGCGCTGCATCTGTGTCGCCAACGACGAGATAGGAACGCGTATCCATCCCTGATGAACGAAGCAGGTAGACACCAGACCGCGTGATGGAGCGACTGATGAGCATCAAACTGGAGATGGTGACGCCAAGGAGGGCTATCTGCAGCCGCGAAACATCCATCACCTTCAGGACATACGCCAACGCTCCAAACAAGAGGCACGCCAGTGCATTCGCTCGGAGTACGACCCACAAGTCGTCCCGAAATCGGGAACGACGTTTACTCGGGTACTCAGCCGACATGATAAGTGCCGACAGCCACGCAAGGAGACATAGCACATCCACCAGCAGTTGCCGTGTTGAACCGATGTCAGGCGTCGAATAACCAGCAATAACACCCAAGACGACTGTCGCCAAGGGGAGTCCTACAACGACACAGACCATATCCAGTGCAATTTCGATGGCGCGTGCATTACGGGAAATCTGCTGCAAACCTGAGTCGCCTGCCTTTACATTGAAAAATCGCTCCAAGACAACTTACTGACACTCAGACACGTCGAACCGGTTCCGCTGCTAGAAAGGAAAACGTCTAGTTGTTCGTTATTTAGAACAGCCTGACAGTAGTATAGTAGGTTGAATGCGGCGTGAAAAATGACCTTAACAGGTGTTTATTCATTATAACGCACATTATCTTCCGAAAACTCTCTATATCTCCCTGTTTCATAGACTTTTAATGATTGCTTGCCAGAATTTTGTTCGTTATACTGAACACCAATGCGTTCTACATGATTGAATACATACATATCAGGTTTGTTGATTCCATCACAAATCCCACCGCCAAAGGAGCACAACACATGATTGGAGATCGCATACGGCAGTTGCGTCGCGCAAAGCGACTCTCTTTATCGGAACTGGCCAAACGGTCCGGAGTGGCTAAGTCTTACTTGAGTGCCATTGAACGGCACAAGCAGGTCAATCCGTCTGTGCAAATTGTAGAACGTATTGCATCAGTTCTCGATGTCCCGATGCACGCGCTGCTTGAACCAAGCACAGGACACATTCATCAATAGCGGCACTGTCAAGGAGCATATCTATCATGCGCGATACCCGAATGCGTAAATGCCAGTTGCGAGAGACCAGTACAGCCGTCGCCGGTGCCACTGTTCGGTGAATTCGTGAGCTTACGCGCTATCAACAAGGCCACTGTCGATGATAACCTTCACTTGTTATTGTGCCTCGAATCAGGTACGAAATCACTGTCTGACGATTTTCGTCCGGACTCTAGGGCCACCTCGTGACAGACTGAGCAAACCCCTAGCGGATAAGCTACCCCTTCGTGTTGTGCAAAGCCCGTTCGAAAAACAGAGACCATCACTTCACGCGGCTGGAATTCGTGGCAATAGATGCACTGAACCATATCTTCGCGGTACGTCATTTTCCTTCCCCCCTGAATCCTTTGAGCCCCCTTCTCGAAGGCTCCATGAACCGTTGTGACAAAGAACGTATATTGTGTTCTTGTTCAAGAACACAATAACAATATATCACACCTTATAACGAATGCAAGCCTAGATATCTGTTTTTCGGCAGGGGTTGACATAAGAGGCGCAGATTCCTCCTTGACGTCGACATGAAATGTCGAATCATCGTGATGTGGTTGGAATTATGTAGGAATATTTTCGTTGAAATATTGTCAGAAAACTGCGTAGAATAGGGGTAAGAAGATCGATAGCTTTCCATCGTAACAGGGCAAACCTAGCTGAAAAGCAGGGACGCAAAGTCACAGGTCTAACGTGAATACTATGACGGCTGGACTTCCGAAGAAAGCAGGAGAGGTTTTGGGAGGCTTCCTACGTACTGATAGCTAGAGAACAGCCACTGAGGACACCACTGTTGTGAGGTTGTACGTCACACAGACCCCTCTATCGGTCAAACCACCCCACGTGCCCGTACATAACTAGAACGGCACAATCTTTCGACAAACGAACACCAACAGAGAATCTTGTCATCCGGTAGTTTGGGACGCTGGAATGTTTCAGACGAAACTGCGTAAAATCAATGGTCATTTTCATGCGAGGCAGTTCTACAGCAGACAGGATTTCAGTCAGCGTCGTTAGCAAGCGCTGGCACAGGGGGCTAAGGGGTCATGGCAGGAGCGGACAAGACGGAGTATGTAGTGGGTTGGCGTGGAGAGTCACTGGACGCAGAATGGGTTTTCCTGATGCTCGAAGCGAAGGAGGCAGGACTGACCGTTGAAGAAATTCGGTCCTTTTTGCAAACCGGTGCGCACGCCTACACAGCAAACAAAGGGATATTGCTCACAGGTACCAATGACTAAGGTTCAAAGCCGGCCTTCATTCTAGACAATTCCGCCACAACGGTCTGTACGTGTTGACAACCGGTTGAACATAAAAACGGCGACTAGCAGGCTTTAAGCCAGCCCTGTCGCCGTATTTTTTGTTTCTGAAGAGGCCTCGCCTACAAGCCGCGTACCATGCCACCATCAACCAGAATTGCCTGCCCTGTGACGTACCCGTTCAACGGCGATGCCAGAAACGCTGCCATCACCGCAAATTCCTCGGGTTTTCCATATCGCCCAAGCGGAATCGTCGCCAGTGAACGGCGAACGACTTCTTCGATGTCAACGCCCTGTCTGTCCGCAGCAGCCTGGTCGAGGAAGCTAATACGGTCTGTCGCAACCCTCCCAGGCCCCAGTGTGTTCACTAGAATGTTGTAGGGGGCTAGTTCCAGTGCAAGGCTCTTGCTGAGGCCTGCAATCCCAGCTCGAAAAGTATTGGATAGAATTAAATTGTCAATTGGCTGTTTGATAGATGAACTCGTAAAGTGGACAATCCGTCCAAATTGTTGTTCTTTCATGTGTGGCAGCGCCCCCTGAACGAGGCGAACCACGCTCATCAGAGACAATTGAAACCCGAGTTCCCAGTCGGCTTCCTTCACCGACTCAAAGTTCCCCGGCGGCGGACCGCCTGCGTTCGTAATGAGGATATCCGCAGGGCCAAAATGTGAAACAAGCACCCCGTAGAGCGCGTCGATGTCTTCTTTGCGGCTTAGGTCTGCTGCCTGAAAAGCGATGTCCGGGTTTCCGGCAGCACGCACAATTTGTTCTGCAGCTGACGCCAGTCGCTCCTCACTGCGACTTGTCAGCATCACCTTGGCGCCTTCCTTTGCCAACTGCAGCGCTGTAGCGTACCCCAGTCCTCCGCTCGAAGCCGCAACGAGTGCGATTTTCCCTTTC
The Alicyclobacillus curvatus genome window above contains:
- a CDS encoding sugar transferase, producing the protein MERFFNVKAGDSGLQQISRNARAIEIALDMVCVVVGLPLATVVLGVIAGYSTPDIGSTRQLLVDVLCLLAWLSALIMSAEYPSKRRSRFRDDLWVVLRANALACLLFGALAYVLKVMDVSRLQIALLGVTISSLMLISRSITRSGVYLLRSSGMDTRSYLVVGDTDAAHRYLAQATAYRRLGIRILGYVAMRRGVLDAAYLGTPRDLDGILSNRSCDGVVIALPLSDPHLQSVLEVCECHGKSVELVLDAFSSRITQSTVYQGPFTMNLVLSSIPHTPAAAFIKRLTDVVVSAMALVMLSPLFLLVTIAIKLDDGGPVIFRQQRVGLHNKYFWMFKFRSMHQGAEALQEQLLQQNEMSGPVFKMTDDPRVTRVGKFMRRTSIDELPQFLNVLRGEMSLVGPRPPLPNEVSKYQAAHRRRLSVKPGLTCLWQVSGRNNIDFEQWMDLDLLYIDNWSYLRDWAIIAKTIPAVLKRTGAR
- a CDS encoding helix-turn-helix transcriptional regulator, with the protein product MIGDRIRQLRRAKRLSLSELAKRSGVAKSYLSAIERHKQVNPSVQIVERIASVLDVPMHALLEPSTGHIHQ
- a CDS encoding anti-repressor SinI family protein; translation: MGWRGESLDAEWVFLMLEAKEAGLTVEEIRSFLQTGAHAYTANKGILLTGTND
- a CDS encoding SDR family oxidoreductase → MDLGMKGKIALVAASSGGLGYATALQLAKEGAKVMLTSRSEERLASAAEQIVRAAGNPDIAFQAADLSRKEDIDALYGVLVSHFGPADILITNAGGPPPGNFESVKEADWELGFQLSLMSVVRLVQGALPHMKEQQFGRIVHFTSSSIKQPIDNLILSNTFRAGIAGLSKSLALELAPYNILVNTLGPGRVATDRISFLDQAAADRQGVDIEEVVRRSLATIPLGRYGKPEEFAVMAAFLASPLNGYVTGQAILVDGGMVRGL